One genomic region from Bacteroidales bacterium encodes:
- a CDS encoding LacI family DNA-binding transcriptional regulator: MPNSSPKVRIKDIAKMAGVSPGTVDRVIHNRGEVAEDKKERILAIIEELHYQPNILARSLAMKKTFRFVSLLPEFHQGEYWEAPERGIDKAQQEIRNYNVSVRKLYFNQFNAQSFKDASESLMNNLPDAVLMAPTFRNEATLLMGKLHQLGIPGVYIDSNTEDEYYLSYFGQHSYQSGYTAARLLASGLPSGSDILILKAIRIAGASNQTQLREEGFKAYFHDKGLADKYHFLHADFSAEEEAGNIHEIRDTFAKSSNIRAAVVFNSRVYHLANILKRLGISGIKLIGYDLSGTNVACLKDDTISYLIAQRPEDQGYRGIMALCNYLVFEKEIKRINYMPIDILTKENIDYYVDYIE, from the coding sequence ATACATAACAGGGGCGAAGTTGCAGAAGATAAAAAAGAGAGGATCCTGGCTATTATAGAAGAATTACATTATCAACCCAATATCCTGGCCCGCTCACTGGCCATGAAAAAGACATTCCGGTTTGTTTCGCTTTTGCCGGAATTTCATCAGGGTGAATATTGGGAAGCTCCTGAGAGAGGAATAGATAAGGCTCAACAGGAAATACGTAATTATAATGTATCGGTAAGGAAACTTTATTTCAACCAATTTAATGCGCAAAGTTTTAAAGATGCTTCGGAATCTTTAATGAATAATCTCCCAGATGCCGTATTGATGGCTCCGACTTTCCGTAATGAGGCAACTTTATTGATGGGAAAACTTCATCAGCTTGGTATTCCCGGAGTATATATCGACTCAAATACCGAAGATGAATATTACCTGTCTTATTTCGGGCAGCATTCATATCAAAGTGGTTATACGGCTGCACGTTTGTTGGCATCCGGGCTGCCTTCCGGCTCTGATATTTTGATTCTCAAAGCCATCAGGATTGCAGGTGCTTCCAATCAGACCCAGCTTAGGGAAGAGGGCTTTAAGGCATACTTTCATGATAAGGGGCTGGCAGATAAATATCATTTTCTCCATGCTGATTTTTCGGCGGAAGAGGAAGCAGGTAATATTCATGAAATAAGGGACACTTTTGCAAAATCATCCAATATCCGTGCTGCTGTGGTATTTAATTCAAGGGTCTATCATCTGGCCAACATTCTGAAACGATTGGGAATTAGCGGTATAAAGTTAATAGGTTATGACTTGTCCGGTACCAATGTAGCATGCCTTAAAGATGATACGATTTCCTATTTAATAGCCCAGCGGCCCGAAGATCAGGGATATCGGGGAATCATGGCTTTATGTAATTATCTGGTCTTTGAAAAAGAGATCAAGCGCATCAACTATATGCCCATTGATATCCTTACCAAGGAAAATATTGATTATTACGTTGATTATATAGAATAA
- a CDS encoding SDR family oxidoreductase produces MSKISFDDLKGKVCVLTGGAGVIGASLVRGLASAGIKTAIVDLNEEAAVRLATEIEKEYGVTTIGVGASVLDKDSLIAAKKTINEKLGKINFLINGAGGNSPAATTQLEEMLPEDKTHLEKTFYGLNMDGFQKVYDLNFKGTLLPTMVFTMDMLDAGKGGVLNISSMNAYKPLTKIPAYSAAKASINNFTEWLAVHLAKTGIRVNAIAPGFFLTNQNRFLLTDEKTGEATPRGKKIISSTPMGKYGEPEDLNGTMLYLLSDISSFVTGICIPVDGGYSAYGGV; encoded by the coding sequence ATGAGTAAAATATCATTTGATGATCTAAAAGGAAAGGTATGTGTACTTACGGGCGGAGCAGGAGTGATCGGGGCCAGCCTTGTCCGGGGACTTGCATCTGCCGGTATCAAAACGGCCATTGTTGACCTTAATGAAGAAGCTGCAGTACGGCTCGCTACCGAAATAGAGAAAGAATACGGAGTAACTACGATAGGAGTGGGTGCCAGCGTATTGGATAAAGATTCGTTGATCGCAGCTAAAAAAACCATCAATGAAAAGCTGGGAAAAATAAATTTCCTGATCAATGGGGCTGGCGGAAATTCTCCGGCTGCAACCACACAACTTGAAGAGATGTTGCCGGAAGACAAAACCCATTTGGAAAAAACATTCTATGGGCTTAATATGGACGGATTCCAAAAGGTATATGATCTTAATTTCAAAGGCACATTGTTGCCTACTATGGTTTTTACGATGGATATGCTTGATGCCGGAAAAGGCGGCGTACTCAATATATCATCGATGAATGCGTACAAACCGTTGACCAAAATACCTGCCTATTCAGCTGCGAAGGCATCCATTAATAACTTTACGGAATGGTTGGCAGTACATCTTGCTAAAACAGGTATCCGGGTCAATGCCATTGCACCGGGATTTTTCCTTACCAATCAGAACCGGTTCTTGTTAACAGATGAAAAAACAGGAGAAGCGACACCCCGGGGTAAGAAGATTATTTCCAGCACACCGATGGGAAAATACGGGGAACCTGAAGATTTGAACGGAACCATGCTTTATCTGCTCAGTGATATTTCTTCGTTCGTGACAGGTATTTGTATTCCGGTAGATGGCGGATATAGCGCATATGGAGGAGTGTAA